In one window of Microcaecilia unicolor chromosome 9, aMicUni1.1, whole genome shotgun sequence DNA:
- the RASSF9 gene encoding ras association domain-containing protein 9 isoform X2: MESAEKEIVVWVCQEEKIVCGLTKHTSCADVVEALIEEHQTTHKDKSFLLGHPSNYCIVEKWRGFERVLPPLTKMWRLWKAWDKEQPNLSFVLVKSDAFLPFPMWRTAEAKVVQNFEKQRERSPAHYIKTLPVDKQKRVVRKAFRKLAKIKQDVVSQDRDEMETLIHLIISQDHTIHQQINRMKDLDLDIERHEAMLHLDRIENDGENYVQNAYLLNCSNFSSKEMLTPCTQNKPENLDISDETLQVEEKLIQHKLLIESLSAEIEKEIQNMCMESNAEEMWMEEKSQDEVENSNLESIKCELDKSMESGLQMYTYYNCLQKELKNSDLVLQKKAQEYDALAEEFNALHTVDKNDYRRCVSDKEQAIVRGATSNSYVVCNSTFRITNLDINDTDSDTGISSTHSQDSETTLGDVILLST, from the coding sequence ATGGAGTCTGCTGAGAAAGAAATTGTAGTGTGGGTTTGCCAAGAAGAGAAGATTGTCTGTGGACTTACAAAGCACACGTCATGTGCTGATGTTGTTGAAGCACTGATCGAAGAACATCAAACCACACACAAAGACAAAAGTTTTCTTCTAGGACACCCCAGTAATTATTGCATTGTGGAGAAATGGAGAGGTTTCGAGAGAGTTTTGCCACCTCTCACAAAAATGTGGAGACTCTGGAAGGCTTGGGATAAAGAACAACCCAACCTCAGTTTTGTCTTGGTGAAGTCAGATGCATTTCTTCCTTTCCCGATGTGGAGGACGGCTGAAGCTAAAGTTGTGCaaaattttgaaaaacaaagagAGCGCAGCCCGGCGCACTACATTAAGACATTACCAGTAGACAAACAAAAAAGAGTTGTCAGGAAAGCCTTCAGAAAGCTAGCCAAGATTAAGCAGGACGTCGTTTCACAAGACAGAGACGAAATGGAGACACTTATTCATCTAATTATATCCCAGGACCATACTATTCACCAGCAAATCAACAGAATGAAAGATTTAGACCTGGATATTGAGAGACATGAAGCTATGCTGCACCTGGACCGAATAGAAAATGATGGGGAAAACTATGTCCAGAATGCATATCTACTGAATTGTTCAAATTTCTCAAGTAAGGAAATGCTCACGCCATGCACTCAAAATAAACCTGAAAACTTGGACATAAGCGATGAAACTTTACAGGTAGAAGAAAAACTGATACAACATAAATTGCTTATTGAAAGTCTTTCTGCAGAGATTGAAAAAGAGATACAGAACATGTGCATGGAGAGCAACGCAGAggagatgtggatggaggagaaatCCCAGGACGAAGTAGAAAACTCAAATTTGGAAAGCATCAAGTGCGAGTTAGATAAAAGCATGGAATCTGGCTTACAAATGTACACGTATTACAACTGCCTTCAAAAGGAGCTGAAAAACAGTGACTTAGTGCTTCAAAAGAAGGCACAAGAATATGATGCACTAGCAGAAGAGTTTAATGCATTGCACACCGTTGACAAAAATGACTATAGACGTTGCGTATCTGACAAAGAACAAGCAATCGTTAGAGGAGCAACCAGCAACAGCTATGTAGTTTGTAACTCTACTTTCAGGATAACTAATTTGGATATCAATGACACCGACTCTGACACTGGCATAAGTTCTACCCACAGTCAAGACTCTGAAACGACCTTAGGCGATGTAATACTATTATCAACATAG
- the RASSF9 gene encoding ras association domain-containing protein 9 isoform X1, producing the protein MAPFGRNLLKTRHKTRPSTKKMESAEKEIVVWVCQEEKIVCGLTKHTSCADVVEALIEEHQTTHKDKSFLLGHPSNYCIVEKWRGFERVLPPLTKMWRLWKAWDKEQPNLSFVLVKSDAFLPFPMWRTAEAKVVQNFEKQRERSPAHYIKTLPVDKQKRVVRKAFRKLAKIKQDVVSQDRDEMETLIHLIISQDHTIHQQINRMKDLDLDIERHEAMLHLDRIENDGENYVQNAYLLNCSNFSSKEMLTPCTQNKPENLDISDETLQVEEKLIQHKLLIESLSAEIEKEIQNMCMESNAEEMWMEEKSQDEVENSNLESIKCELDKSMESGLQMYTYYNCLQKELKNSDLVLQKKAQEYDALAEEFNALHTVDKNDYRRCVSDKEQAIVRGATSNSYVVCNSTFRITNLDINDTDSDTGISSTHSQDSETTLGDVILLST; encoded by the coding sequence ACCTTCAACCAAGAAGATGGAGTCTGCTGAGAAAGAAATTGTAGTGTGGGTTTGCCAAGAAGAGAAGATTGTCTGTGGACTTACAAAGCACACGTCATGTGCTGATGTTGTTGAAGCACTGATCGAAGAACATCAAACCACACACAAAGACAAAAGTTTTCTTCTAGGACACCCCAGTAATTATTGCATTGTGGAGAAATGGAGAGGTTTCGAGAGAGTTTTGCCACCTCTCACAAAAATGTGGAGACTCTGGAAGGCTTGGGATAAAGAACAACCCAACCTCAGTTTTGTCTTGGTGAAGTCAGATGCATTTCTTCCTTTCCCGATGTGGAGGACGGCTGAAGCTAAAGTTGTGCaaaattttgaaaaacaaagagAGCGCAGCCCGGCGCACTACATTAAGACATTACCAGTAGACAAACAAAAAAGAGTTGTCAGGAAAGCCTTCAGAAAGCTAGCCAAGATTAAGCAGGACGTCGTTTCACAAGACAGAGACGAAATGGAGACACTTATTCATCTAATTATATCCCAGGACCATACTATTCACCAGCAAATCAACAGAATGAAAGATTTAGACCTGGATATTGAGAGACATGAAGCTATGCTGCACCTGGACCGAATAGAAAATGATGGGGAAAACTATGTCCAGAATGCATATCTACTGAATTGTTCAAATTTCTCAAGTAAGGAAATGCTCACGCCATGCACTCAAAATAAACCTGAAAACTTGGACATAAGCGATGAAACTTTACAGGTAGAAGAAAAACTGATACAACATAAATTGCTTATTGAAAGTCTTTCTGCAGAGATTGAAAAAGAGATACAGAACATGTGCATGGAGAGCAACGCAGAggagatgtggatggaggagaaatCCCAGGACGAAGTAGAAAACTCAAATTTGGAAAGCATCAAGTGCGAGTTAGATAAAAGCATGGAATCTGGCTTACAAATGTACACGTATTACAACTGCCTTCAAAAGGAGCTGAAAAACAGTGACTTAGTGCTTCAAAAGAAGGCACAAGAATATGATGCACTAGCAGAAGAGTTTAATGCATTGCACACCGTTGACAAAAATGACTATAGACGTTGCGTATCTGACAAAGAACAAGCAATCGTTAGAGGAGCAACCAGCAACAGCTATGTAGTTTGTAACTCTACTTTCAGGATAACTAATTTGGATATCAATGACACCGACTCTGACACTGGCATAAGTTCTACCCACAGTCAAGACTCTGAAACGACCTTAGGCGATGTAATACTATTATCAACATAG